The following coding sequences are from one Gossypium hirsutum isolate 1008001.06 chromosome A12, Gossypium_hirsutum_v2.1, whole genome shotgun sequence window:
- the LOC107931055 gene encoding thaumatin-like protein has product MWRSIITFILFAFLFFPISATKITLYNKCSHPVWPGIQPSAGKPILARGGFKLPPNKAYSMNLPPLWSGRFWGRHGCSFDASGHGRCATGDCGGSLFCNGLGGTPPATLAEITLGQQQDFYDVSLVDGYNIAMSITPFKGAGKCSYAGCVSDLNLMCPVALQVRDNKQVVACKSACFAFNSPRYCCTGSFGSPQSCKPTAYSKIFKTACPKAYSYAYDDPTSIATCSRGNYLVTFCPHRR; this is encoded by the exons ATGTGGAGATCAATCATAACTTTCATTCTCTTCGCCtttcttttcttccctatttCAG CGACGAAGATAACACTCTACAACAAATGCTCACATCCAGTATGGCCAGGGATTCAACCCAGCGCCGGCAAGCCAATTTTAGCCCGCGGTGGGTTCAAACTCCCACCAAACAAAGCCTACTCCATGAATCTACCTCCGTTATGGTCCGGTCGGTTCTGGGGTCGACACGGTTGTTCCTTTGACGCCTCGGGTCACGGCCGTTGCGCGACAGGTGACTGCGGCGGTTCCTTATTCTGCAACGGACTCGGCGGAACCCCACCCGCTACGTTAGCGGAAATCACCCTCGGCCAACAACAAGATTTCTACGACGTCAGTTTGGTGGATGGCTATAACATCGCTATGTCCATTACACCTTTCAAAGGCGCCGGTAAATGTAGCTACGCCGGGTGTGTTAGTGACTTGAATTTAATGTGCCCCGTCGCGTTACAAGTGAGGGATAATAAACAAGTGGTGGCTTGTAAAAGCGCTTGTTTCGCTTTTAATTCACCGAGATATTGTTGTACCGGCAGCTTCGGCAGTCCTCAGTCGTGTAAACCGACGGCGTATTCGAAGATTTTCAAGACTGCTTGTCCTAAAGCTTATTCTTATGCTTACGATGATCCGACCAGTATTGCTACTTGCTCTCGCGGCAACTATTTGGTCACTTTTTGCCCACACCGCCGCTAG
- the LOC107930961 gene encoding WUSCHEL-related homeobox 1 → MLHLKVSQKMWMMGYNDGGAEFNMPDSFNGRKLRPLIPRPNNNSPCLSRINGSDFFALSMGDQNKREFNTQPAVVVSSRWNPTPEQLRTLEELYRRGTRTPSADQIQHITAQLRRYGKIEGKNVFYWFQNHKARERQKRRRQMESTQDDHPDNFERKDSETNRTGYEVEQTKNWALPINCSTLAEESVSIQMAAKAAVSECRADGWIQFEEGELQQRKNFVERNDTWQHKMQFSYSCLSPVLSPNPTSTTAAISTVTTVAPPPPIRPMDPKHQYQHQQLFKTHHGLNNIFKSPCRYNNNNTNVFDFNFVRNQEATLGEDDSQTLQLFPLHSCNDDGSDDSNEKENEISIATAPGNANLGGPNYQFFEFLPLKS, encoded by the exons ATGCTTCATTTAAAA GTAAGCCAAAAGATGTGGATGATGGGTTATAATGATGGTGGTGCTGAGTTCAACATGCCTGATTCCTTTAATGGTAGGAAACTTAGGCCTTTAATCCCTAGGCCAAACAACAACTCTCCTTGTTTAAGCCGTATCAATGGCTCCGATTTCTTTGCACTAA GTATGGGAGACCAAAACAAGAGGGAGTTCAATACACAACCAGCTGTTGTAGTGAGCTCGAGATGGAACCCAACGCCCGAGCAGTTACGTACACTGGAAGAGCTTTATAGACGAGGTACTCGGACACCATCGGCCGACCAAATCCAACACATAACAGCACAGCTTCGTAGGTACGGTAAGATAGAAGGGAAGAATGTTTTTTATTGGTTTCAAAACCATAAAGCAAGGGAACGTCAAAAACGCCGCCGGCAAATGGAATCAACTCAAGATGATCATCCCGACAACTTTGAAAGAAAAGATTCAG AGACGAATAGGACAGGTTATGAAGTTGAACAGACCAAAAACTGGGCACTCCCTATAAACTGCAGTACACTAGCAGAG gaaTCTGTTTCAATACAAATGGCAGCAAAAGCAGCAGTGTCAGAATGTAGAGCAGATGGATGGATCCAATTCGAGGAAGGAGAATTACAGCAAAGAAAGAACTTTGTCGAAAGGAATGACACGTGGCAGCACAAAATGCAATTCTCTTACTCATGCCTATCACCTGTTCTTAGCCCTAATCCTACCTCTACGACGGCAGCGATTAGCACTGTCACCACCGTCGCCCCACCGCCACCAATAAGACCAATGGACCCAAAGCACCAATACCAACACCAACAGCTCTTTAAGACTCATCATGGTCTTAATAATATCTTTAAATCACCATGCAGATATAACAACAACAATACCAATGTCTTTGATTTCAACTTTGTTAGAAACCAAGAGGCGACACTTGGAGAAGATGACTCACAAACCCTACAACTCTTCCCTCTTCATAGCTGTAACGATGACGGTTCCGATGATTCCAACGAGAAAGAAAACGAGATATCGATCGCCACCGCCCCGGGGAATGCTAACCTTGGTGGTCCTAATTATCAGTTTTTTGAGTTCCTTCCTTTGAAGAGCTAA
- the LOC107931051 gene encoding phosphomethylethanolamine N-methyltransferase produces MAANGEREVQKNYWMEHSIDLTEDGTILDSKDADLDKEDRLEVLSLLPPYEEKSILELGAGIGRFTGELAQKADSVIALDFIEDVIKKNESINGHYKNIKFLCADATSPDLDISEGSMDLIFSNLLLMYLSDEEVENLAQRMMKWLKVGGHIFFREACFDQSGDCKQKHDPSHYREPSFYTQVFKECHATDDSGNSFKLSLVGYKCISAYVKHKKNQNQICWIWEKVSSDNDGGFQRFLDTVQYKANSILRYERTFGEGFVSTGGIETTKEFVAKLDLKPGQKVLDVGCGIGGGDFYMAKEFGVYVVGIDLSINMISFALERANGLDCSVEFEVADCTTKTYPDNSFDVIYSRDTILHIQDKPALFRYFYKWLKPGGKVLISDYCKSAGASSPEFAEYIKQRGYDLHDVKAYGQMLKDAGFDQVIAEDRTDQFIQVLQRELDKVEKDKDTFITDFSQEDYDDIVGGWKAKLIRTRFGEQRWGLFIANKN; encoded by the exons ATGGCGGCTAACG GTGAACGTGAGGTTCAAAAGAACTACTGGATGGAGCACTCCATTGATTTAACAGAGGATGGTACGATACTTGATTCCAAGGACGCAGATCTCGACAAAGAAGACCGACTCGAA GTGCTCTCCCTGCTCCCGCCATATGAAGAGAAATCTATTTTGGAGTTAGGAGCTGGCATTGGTCGATTTACCGGTGAATTAGCTCAGAAGGCTGATAGTGTTATAGCTTTAGACTTCATTGAGGATGTTATCAAGAAG AATGAAAGCATCAATGGACACTATAAGAACATCAAATTCCTTTGTGCAGATGCGACTTCCCCAGATTTGGATATTTCAGAAGGATCAATGGACTTGATATTCTCAAATTTGCTGCTGATGTATCTCTCAGATGAAGAG GTAGAGAATTTGGCCCAAAGGATGATGAAATGGTTGAAAGTTGGAGGACATATTTTCTTCAGGGAGGCTTGTTTTGATCAATCTGGCGACTGCAAGCAAAAGCATGACCCTTCTCACTACCGTGAGCCAAGCTTTTACACACAG GTCTTCAAAGAATGTCATGCAACTGATGATTCAGGAAACTCGTTTAAACTTTCTTTAGTTGGCTACAAGTGCATCAGTGCTTATGTTAAGCACAAAAAGAATCAGAAtcag ATTTGCTGGATCTGGGAAAAGGTCAGTTCAGATAATGATGGCGGATTCCAGCGGTTCTTGGATACTGTTCAGTACAAAGCTAATAGCATACTTCGTTATGAGCGTACCTTTGGTGAAGGATTTGTGAGCACAGGAGGAATAG AAACAACGAAAGAATTTGTGGCGAAGTTGGATCTAAAGCCTGGCCAAAAGGTTCTAGATGTTGGCTGTGGCATAGGTGGAGGTGACTTTTATATGGCAAAAGAATTTGGAGTCTATGTTGTGGGCATCGATCTGTCCATAAATATGATATCTTTTGCTCTTGAAAGAGCCAATGGACTCGATTGCTCTGTGGAATTTGAAGTTGCTGATTGCACTACAAAGACTTATCCAGATAACAGCTTTGATGTTATCTACAGCCGTGACACGATTCTACACATTCAA GACAAGCCTGCACTATTTAGATATTTCTACAAATGGTTGAAGCCAGGGGGCAAAGTTCTTATAAGTGATTACTGCAAAAGCGCAGGAGCTTCATCGCCCGAATTTGCAGAGTACATCAAGCAGAGAGGCTATGATCTCCATGATGTAAAAGCTTATGGCCAG ATGCTTAAGGATGCTGGTTTTGATCAGGTCATTGCAGAGGATCGAACCGATCAG TTCATACAAGTTCTGCAGCGTGAATTAGACAAAGTTGAGAAGGACAAGGATACCTTCATCACCGACTTTTCTCAG GAAGACTACGACGATATCGTTGGGGGATGGAAGGCAAAGCTGATTAGGACCAGATTTGGGGAGCAGAGATGGGGTCTTTTCATTGCCAACAAAAACTAA